One Methylophaga thalassica genomic window carries:
- a CDS encoding chemotaxis protein CheW yields the protein MEKPAQAQFIHCMLIPLQKHYLLLPNSTITEVIPKATINSSSTKTTPWLEWVDWQQKSLAVVDLETLLAQDVETVYPANKLCIIEGINAEADIGFYAIPCTGSPQLITLNASALKMTHDQNASEYLYCQIKIGNKVAFIPHLDNLELAIKNAS from the coding sequence ATGGAAAAACCAGCTCAAGCCCAATTTATTCATTGCATGCTGATTCCATTGCAAAAGCATTACCTGCTGCTGCCGAACAGTACGATTACTGAAGTTATTCCGAAAGCCACCATTAATTCATCTTCAACAAAAACAACACCGTGGTTGGAATGGGTTGATTGGCAGCAAAAATCGCTGGCAGTTGTCGATCTTGAAACCTTATTAGCACAGGACGTGGAAACAGTTTATCCGGCCAATAAACTCTGTATCATCGAAGGCATCAATGCTGAAGCAGATATTGGTTTTTATGCTATTCCCTGCACAGGCTCACCACAACTTATCACCTTAAATGCATCTGCGTTAAAAATGACGCATGATCAGAATGCTTCTGAGTACTTATATTGTCAGATTAAAATCGGCAATAAAGTCGCGTTCATCCCCCATCTTGATAACCTTGAACTGGCTATCAAGAATGCCAGTTAA
- a CDS encoding transglycosylase SLT domain-containing protein — translation MKLLKALPFFILCLLLSPLAYSDDASQLTKQRQLFQQAKKALQDNQIPRYQALYKQLDGYPLQGYLQYLYLNGRLNQASNASMHQFLTKEDGSFYAERLRNFWLNKLAQQKRWTDYLSFYQAPQTATRQCYYLQALLANGQKQKAFEQAPELWLVPHSQEKACDPVFSAWEAAGLLNKDLRHQRMMLAIRDNQFSMANYLAKSTANPEQNQLLVKQWQSIHDNPLPILNGVAKDKTLSKDNALNREIIIHGLQRLARRSPEQAFNSWLNIKPRYQFTQQDVIEVRKAIGKWAALNRDKKALTYFGDIPGGEWQARAALWQKDWKAVEKAIKLMNIDELGSTRWQYWLGRSQEAQGQKAAADQTFSAILGKRDYYSFLASDHLTQPYKMNHRPIPVTKEEMAALRKQPAIQRLHEFFLQNMHLEARREAYHLKQTQPDRELQMIAMITHEWGWHNQTIALLGKAQYWDALDLRFPVVYDDAMLQAGKAQGLDPSWLLAIARQESAFNPEARSHAGAMGLMQLMPDTGRLISKIINRPLKQLSELYRPERNIELGSAYLRRMYDENQKNPVLATAAYNAGPHRVNKWLPDSSLDADIWAENIPFNETRHYVQTVMSYAAIFDSQRNQSIKPLSERMPKVKSE, via the coding sequence ATGAAACTACTCAAAGCACTGCCGTTTTTTATTCTCTGTCTGCTGTTAAGTCCTCTGGCTTATAGCGATGATGCCTCGCAACTCACAAAACAGCGTCAATTATTTCAACAGGCCAAAAAAGCATTACAGGACAACCAGATCCCCCGCTATCAAGCGCTCTATAAACAACTGGATGGTTATCCACTACAAGGATATTTACAGTATCTTTACCTCAATGGCCGACTCAATCAGGCAAGTAATGCATCAATGCATCAATTTCTGACAAAAGAAGATGGCAGCTTTTATGCAGAACGCTTACGCAACTTTTGGTTAAATAAATTAGCTCAGCAAAAAAGGTGGACTGATTATCTGAGCTTTTATCAGGCACCACAAACAGCAACAAGGCAGTGTTATTACCTGCAAGCTTTACTGGCTAACGGCCAAAAACAAAAAGCATTCGAGCAGGCACCAGAATTATGGCTTGTTCCCCACTCTCAGGAAAAAGCGTGTGACCCGGTATTTTCAGCCTGGGAAGCCGCTGGCTTATTAAATAAAGATCTGCGTCATCAACGCATGATGTTAGCGATTCGTGATAATCAGTTTTCTATGGCCAATTACTTAGCCAAATCAACAGCCAATCCTGAACAAAACCAGCTATTGGTCAAACAGTGGCAATCCATTCATGATAACCCTCTCCCTATTTTGAATGGAGTGGCTAAAGACAAAACATTAAGCAAGGATAATGCGCTAAACCGCGAAATCATTATTCATGGTCTACAACGACTGGCCAGACGCTCGCCAGAACAAGCCTTCAACAGTTGGTTAAACATCAAACCTCGCTATCAATTTACACAACAAGATGTCATTGAAGTCAGAAAAGCCATCGGTAAATGGGCGGCACTTAACCGTGATAAAAAAGCACTGACCTATTTCGGTGATATCCCTGGCGGCGAATGGCAGGCTCGCGCAGCTTTGTGGCAAAAAGACTGGAAAGCCGTAGAGAAAGCTATCAAGCTAATGAACATTGATGAGCTGGGCTCGACACGCTGGCAGTATTGGCTGGGTAGAAGTCAGGAAGCGCAGGGACAAAAAGCAGCGGCTGATCAGACCTTTTCAGCCATTCTCGGCAAACGTGACTATTATTCGTTTCTTGCTTCCGACCATTTAACCCAGCCTTATAAAATGAATCACCGGCCCATACCGGTCACTAAAGAAGAAATGGCAGCACTGAGAAAACAGCCTGCTATTCAACGTTTACATGAGTTTTTTCTGCAAAATATGCATTTGGAAGCGCGCCGGGAAGCCTATCACTTGAAACAGACACAGCCAGATCGCGAGCTTCAGATGATCGCCATGATCACTCATGAATGGGGTTGGCATAATCAAACCATCGCTTTATTAGGTAAAGCACAATACTGGGATGCCCTGGACCTGCGTTTCCCAGTTGTCTATGACGATGCCATGTTGCAAGCTGGAAAAGCTCAGGGGCTGGATCCATCCTGGCTGTTAGCCATTGCCCGTCAGGAAAGTGCCTTTAACCCCGAAGCTAGGTCTCATGCCGGTGCGATGGGACTTATGCAGTTAATGCCGGACACCGGACGATTAATCTCCAAAATCATTAATCGTCCACTCAAACAACTTAGTGAGTTGTACCGTCCAGAACGTAATATCGAACTCGGCAGTGCCTATTTACGCCGTATGTATGATGAAAACCAGAAAAACCCGGTTCTGGCAACAGCCGCCTACAATGCCGGACCACATCGCGTGAACAAGTGGTTGCCAGACAGCTCTCTTGATGCTGATATATGGGCTGAAAATATTCCTTTTAATGAAACACGGCATTATGTTCAGACAGTGATGAGCTACGCGGCTATTTTTGATAGTCAGCGTAACCAATCCATTAAACCGTTGTCAGAAAGAATGCCCAAAGTAAAATCGGAGTAA
- a CDS encoding multifunctional CCA addition/repair protein produces MQTYLVGGCVRDKLLGKPVKDRDWVVVGATSDYMLEKGYKPVGKDFPVFLHPKTQEEYALARTERKSGHGYQGFTVYASPEVTLEEDLARRDLTINAIAESVDGNLIDPFNGIEDLNKGILRHVSPAFVEDPVRVLRIARFAARFNFAIAEETQQLIKQMVASGELEHLVAERVWQELSKALQTDQPSVFFTSLRQVNALSCLFPEVDRLFGVPQIPKWHPEVDTGIHVMMVIDQAAKLSDDLAVRFAALCHDLGKGLTPKDILPSHAGHEATSIELTKKLCQRLRVPKDIATLAAKVAEYHTDVHLLFELDATRVLDVIEGLDSFRRPQRFEQFLLAGEADFRGRPGYETADYPEKRAFAECFQQAAQVDIKPLLEQGLAGEQIKQAIHQQRCDAIESVLSSYRRG; encoded by the coding sequence ATACAAACTTATCTTGTTGGCGGTTGTGTTCGAGACAAACTGCTTGGAAAACCAGTCAAAGACCGTGACTGGGTTGTGGTCGGCGCCACCAGCGACTATATGTTAGAGAAGGGATATAAGCCTGTCGGTAAAGACTTTCCGGTTTTTCTTCATCCTAAAACTCAGGAAGAATATGCCCTCGCCAGAACGGAACGAAAATCCGGCCACGGTTATCAGGGTTTTACTGTTTACGCCTCTCCAGAAGTTACACTAGAAGAAGATCTTGCGCGACGTGATCTCACGATTAATGCTATAGCAGAATCAGTGGATGGCAATCTCATTGATCCCTTCAATGGCATCGAAGATCTAAATAAAGGTATTCTCCGTCACGTTTCCCCTGCTTTTGTTGAGGATCCTGTCAGAGTTCTGCGAATCGCTCGCTTTGCTGCACGGTTTAACTTTGCCATCGCTGAAGAAACGCAACAGCTGATCAAACAGATGGTAGCCAGTGGAGAGTTAGAGCATCTTGTTGCTGAACGCGTCTGGCAAGAACTATCAAAAGCGTTACAAACTGACCAGCCTTCTGTCTTTTTCACCAGCCTTCGACAGGTGAATGCGCTTTCATGCTTATTTCCTGAAGTGGATCGCCTGTTTGGTGTGCCACAAATTCCAAAATGGCATCCTGAAGTCGATACCGGAATTCATGTGATGATGGTTATCGACCAGGCAGCAAAACTAAGCGATGACCTTGCTGTCAGATTTGCCGCTTTATGTCATGACTTAGGCAAAGGTCTAACGCCAAAAGACATCCTCCCCAGCCACGCAGGTCATGAAGCGACTAGCATAGAACTGACTAAAAAATTATGCCAACGTTTACGAGTCCCCAAAGACATCGCCACGCTCGCCGCAAAAGTAGCGGAATACCACACGGATGTTCACTTATTATTTGAACTTGATGCGACAAGAGTTCTGGATGTTATCGAGGGTCTGGATAGTTTTCGACGCCCTCAACGCTTTGAGCAGTTTTTACTTGCTGGCGAAGCCGATTTTCGTGGTCGTCCTGGTTATGAAACAGCCGATTATCCTGAAAAAAGGGCCTTTGCAGAATGCTTCCAACAAGCAGCTCAGGTGGATATCAAACCACTACTTGAACAAGGTTTGGCTGGCGAACAAATCAAACAAGCCATACATCAGCAGCGATGCGATGCCATTGAAAGCGTTTTATCGAGCTATCGTAGAGGCTAA
- the mch gene encoding methenyltetrahydromethanopterin cyclohydrolase, protein MSTDISAKWTSVNAACQPLVDALIDNAEALQLEISTLSNGTRVVDAGINCTGGLEAGRLIGEICMGGLGTATLGTNSGFANWPWSVNVHAKTPVLSCLGSQYAGWSLSHKSEDSKFFALGSGPGRALAAREEIFKEFGYKDEAESTVIVLEVDSFPPVEVAEKVADNCGIKPENLTFILTPTSSLAGVMQIAIRVLEVAMHKAHELHFPLEKIVDGYGSTPVAPPGGDFMTAMGRTNDAILFGGQVHLFVDATDEEAKDLAEKMPSNTSSDYGRPFADIFKSYEYDFFKIDGMLFSPGKVIVTSTKTGKSFTAGELSQELLNLSFGL, encoded by the coding sequence ATGAGCACAGACATTTCAGCCAAATGGACCAGTGTAAACGCTGCCTGCCAACCCCTCGTAGATGCATTAATTGATAATGCTGAAGCATTGCAACTTGAAATCAGCACATTAAGCAATGGCACCCGCGTCGTTGATGCAGGTATCAATTGTACAGGCGGTCTTGAGGCTGGACGTCTTATTGGCGAAATTTGCATGGGTGGCCTGGGTACGGCCACACTTGGAACAAACAGTGGTTTTGCTAACTGGCCATGGTCAGTCAATGTTCACGCCAAAACACCAGTATTGAGTTGTCTTGGTAGTCAATATGCAGGATGGAGCTTATCTCATAAAAGTGAAGACAGTAAGTTTTTTGCTTTAGGCTCAGGCCCTGGTCGTGCACTGGCGGCAAGAGAAGAGATATTTAAAGAGTTTGGTTACAAAGACGAAGCAGAATCTACTGTCATTGTTCTGGAAGTAGATAGTTTCCCACCAGTAGAAGTCGCTGAAAAAGTGGCTGATAACTGTGGTATCAAACCAGAAAACCTGACCTTTATCCTGACACCGACATCCAGTCTGGCTGGCGTTATGCAAATCGCTATTCGAGTACTGGAAGTGGCTATGCATAAAGCCCACGAACTTCATTTCCCGTTAGAGAAAATTGTTGATGGTTATGGCTCAACTCCTGTCGCCCCACCAGGTGGGGACTTTATGACAGCCATGGGTCGCACTAACGACGCTATTCTGTTTGGTGGCCAGGTTCATTTATTTGTCGATGCCACCGATGAAGAAGCGAAAGATCTGGCTGAAAAAATGCCAAGCAATACCTCATCAGATTATGGCCGACCTTTTGCGGATATCTTTAAGTCATATGAATACGACTTTTTCAAAATTGACGGCATGTTGTTCAGCCCAGGTAAAGTGATTGTGACGAGTACTAAAACAGGTAAAAGCTTTACTGCTGGTGAGCTGAGTCAGGAATTACTCAACCTTTCTTTCGGACTTTAA
- a CDS encoding ATP-grasp domain-containing protein translates to MATNRLVIFNDTHGWHSEQLTRSLSQLGVDAVLTDLAACRIDLDSPTGLYIPGLDNELPAAAMVRGIAPGFLEQITLRMDVLHTLAELGIPVFNPATAIEYTVDKARTSLRLHQAGLSTPRTWACEDSSMAKHIITRELNMGNKIVMKPLFGCQGKGITLIEELGQFEQLAPVGEAYYLQEYIAPEKEGIWQDWRLLVIDNEVCAAMSRRSNKWITNFAQGASCFATTVTEDMKQLAIKATAAVNADYAGVDLIRDKDGHFTVLEVNSVPAWKGLYQATGVDVAMHLAQALIRRIEQKQATHAL, encoded by the coding sequence ATGGCGACAAATCGCCTTGTTATTTTTAATGACACACATGGCTGGCACAGTGAACAATTAACACGTTCACTAAGTCAGCTAGGTGTTGATGCGGTATTAACTGACTTAGCCGCCTGTCGTATTGATCTTGACTCCCCCACGGGCTTGTATATTCCAGGTCTCGATAATGAGCTACCTGCCGCCGCCATGGTCCGCGGAATTGCGCCAGGATTTCTGGAACAGATCACCCTGCGCATGGATGTTTTACACACCTTGGCTGAACTGGGTATTCCCGTTTTTAACCCGGCAACTGCGATTGAATACACGGTAGATAAAGCCAGAACATCATTACGCTTGCATCAGGCAGGATTGAGCACCCCCAGAACCTGGGCTTGCGAAGACAGTAGCATGGCAAAACACATCATTACCCGGGAATTGAATATGGGTAATAAAATTGTGATGAAACCCCTGTTTGGCTGTCAGGGTAAAGGCATTACCTTAATAGAAGAGTTAGGCCAATTTGAACAGCTCGCTCCCGTCGGCGAGGCTTATTACCTTCAGGAATATATTGCACCTGAGAAAGAAGGGATCTGGCAAGATTGGCGGTTATTAGTCATCGATAATGAAGTCTGTGCAGCAATGAGCCGACGCTCAAACAAATGGATCACCAATTTTGCTCAGGGTGCCAGTTGCTTTGCGACAACAGTCACCGAAGACATGAAACAATTAGCGATAAAAGCCACTGCAGCAGTGAATGCAGATTACGCTGGCGTTGATCTGATTCGTGATAAAGATGGTCATTTTACGGTATTGGAAGTCAATAGCGTCCCAGCGTGGAAAGGCCTTTATCAAGCGACTGGCGTTGATGTTGCTATGCACTTAGCACAAGCACTAATCAGACGAATAGAGCAGAAACAAGCCACACATGCTCTCTGA
- a CDS encoding triphosphoribosyl-dephospho-CoA synthase — MLSESDIKDAVFWACQQEVLAPKPGNVNVISDGHNMVVEDFIKSARAIAPIMAKTGLTVGERILQSVQATRQVVNCNTNLGIVLLFAPLCQAIQYCESFDELPQRLQVVLKNLTVDDAIHCYEAIRLAEAGGLGKEDEHDISAVPTITLLEAMDLAKNRDQIAQQYVNNFKTLWDLSLPALTKAINSGESVEWATAFAYLKLLSKALDSLISRKQSTALATKVSERAKQFVIQIEETGNLDTHFDALSLWDKELKEKAINPGTSADLIAATLLLHRFGRLLSFNEFQYHEAFSGRH, encoded by the coding sequence ATGCTCTCTGAATCAGACATTAAAGATGCTGTGTTCTGGGCCTGTCAGCAGGAAGTATTAGCACCTAAACCTGGTAACGTAAATGTCATCAGTGACGGCCATAATATGGTGGTGGAAGATTTTATTAAAAGCGCTCGTGCAATTGCACCCATTATGGCAAAAACTGGCTTGACCGTAGGCGAACGTATTTTGCAATCGGTTCAGGCAACACGACAGGTTGTTAACTGCAATACCAATTTAGGCATCGTTTTACTATTTGCACCACTTTGCCAGGCGATCCAGTATTGTGAATCATTTGATGAACTTCCACAGCGGCTCCAAGTCGTACTCAAAAACCTGACTGTTGATGATGCAATTCATTGCTACGAAGCAATACGTTTGGCTGAAGCGGGAGGACTAGGCAAGGAAGACGAACATGATATCAGCGCAGTACCAACCATTACCTTGCTTGAAGCCATGGACTTAGCAAAAAACCGTGATCAAATTGCCCAACAATATGTCAATAATTTCAAGACGCTATGGGATCTGAGTTTGCCAGCATTGACAAAAGCGATAAATTCTGGGGAAAGTGTTGAATGGGCAACGGCTTTCGCGTATCTTAAGTTGTTATCGAAGGCGTTGGATAGCTTGATATCCCGTAAGCAATCCACTGCGCTGGCAACCAAAGTCAGTGAGAGAGCAAAACAGTTTGTGATCCAAATAGAAGAAACGGGTAATTTAGACACCCATTTTGATGCACTCTCTCTCTGGGATAAAGAATTAAAAGAGAAAGCAATTAACCCGGGAACATCGGCAGACCTCATCGCAGCGACGTTATTACTGCACAGGTTTGGTCGACTGCTTTCTTTTAATGAATTTCAGTACCACGAAGCATTTAGCGGACGGCACTGA
- the fae gene encoding formaldehyde-activating enzyme: protein MPVIDRVLVGESLVIEDGDLDNVAHIDLIMGPRGSAAEDAFCRTLTDQKQGVNGLLAVVAPNLMVKPATVMFNKVTIKNMKQAVQMFGPAQRGVSLAVAECVEDGTIPAGEADDCFICVGVFISPTADSDEKIQDWNYRATKEAIKRAVAREPKAADVVAQYKSSEHPFGAK, encoded by the coding sequence ATGCCAGTTATCGATCGCGTACTTGTAGGTGAATCATTGGTCATCGAAGATGGTGACTTAGACAACGTAGCTCACATTGACTTAATCATGGGTCCACGCGGCTCAGCAGCAGAAGATGCTTTCTGCCGTACACTCACCGACCAGAAACAAGGGGTTAATGGCTTGTTGGCTGTTGTTGCGCCTAACTTAATGGTTAAGCCAGCGACTGTAATGTTCAACAAAGTCACCATCAAAAACATGAAACAAGCCGTTCAAATGTTCGGCCCAGCACAGCGTGGTGTTTCACTTGCTGTTGCTGAATGTGTTGAAGATGGCACAATCCCAGCTGGTGAAGCTGATGACTGCTTCATTTGCGTTGGTGTATTCATCTCTCCAACTGCTGATAGCGATGAAAAAATCCAAGATTGGAACTATCGCGCTACTAAAGAAGCTATCAAACGTGCAGTTGCTCGTGAGCCTAAAGCGGCTGACGTTGTTGCACAATACAAATCTAGCGAACACCCATTTGGTGCTAAGTAA
- a CDS encoding HisA/HisF-related TIM barrel protein — translation MDIIPVIDIRDGIVVHAKGGDRANYQPLTSLLTSSVIPEDVIGDLLAWYPFQQLYIADLDAIEKGVHHPQRYKNILAAFPRLNIWLDAGIAGMEDYLCYSDTSRLFLVLGSETLKDISLLEKSGPNVEKQPILSLDKKSGQLLGHGAIHESVYWTDRCIAMSLDNIGANQGPDFEWLKLLMEAKQSVSWYAAGGVRSGDDLERLLEMGVAGALIASALHTGKLSKSAIENLSRDITLP, via the coding sequence ATGGATATTATACCTGTCATTGATATACGTGATGGTATTGTTGTACATGCAAAAGGCGGGGACAGGGCTAACTACCAGCCATTGACTTCTTTATTGACGTCATCAGTGATACCTGAGGATGTCATTGGCGATTTATTAGCTTGGTACCCTTTTCAGCAGTTATATATTGCCGATCTGGATGCGATAGAGAAGGGAGTTCATCATCCACAGCGTTATAAAAATATCTTGGCGGCATTTCCACGGCTGAATATATGGCTTGATGCGGGTATTGCGGGAATGGAGGATTATTTATGTTATTCAGACACATCCCGACTATTTCTGGTGCTTGGTAGTGAAACTCTGAAAGATATCAGTTTGCTTGAAAAGTCTGGACCTAATGTTGAAAAACAACCAATTTTGTCATTGGATAAAAAGTCTGGGCAGCTTCTGGGACATGGGGCCATCCATGAATCAGTATACTGGACAGATAGATGCATCGCGATGAGTTTAGATAATATCGGTGCGAATCAAGGTCCTGATTTTGAGTGGCTGAAGTTATTAATGGAAGCTAAACAGAGTGTGAGCTGGTATGCCGCGGGTGGTGTACGTAGTGGAGATGATTTAGAACGATTATTAGAAATGGGAGTCGCAGGCGCACTAATTGCCAGTGCACTACACACTGGTAAACTAAGCAAATCAGCAATCGAAAATTTAAGCAGGGACATCACTCTTCCGTAG
- a CDS encoding ATP-grasp domain-containing protein, with protein sequence MTIFIYEHLTSGALSEEVFSAGLMHEGELMLESICRDLLAYGYKVALMRDSRLPALTIPTDRLTTYPIQNQLQFTETWQQCQQHYDFFLVIAPETDSILFNFVLSLEQQQKRIFNCSSSAIRLCSDKYLCYQHLKKHHITTPKTFTANDWLSEDHSTKAQWIIKPIDGAGCENTYCSDSVDTRQRLSTLPKDKFIVQTYISGENLSLSLFINEGETQLLSVNIQHIKQDQQQLHLGYCEAQRFDMLSREQALSLANQISHCIDGLSGFVGIDIVKTTNAIYVIEVNPRLTSTYAEPAMREKTNPSETLNKQIQALLAK encoded by the coding sequence ATGACGATTTTTATATATGAACATCTTACCAGTGGAGCCTTGTCAGAAGAGGTATTTTCCGCTGGCCTGATGCACGAAGGCGAGTTAATGCTTGAAAGCATCTGTCGTGATCTACTGGCATATGGTTATAAAGTCGCGCTCATGCGAGACTCAAGACTGCCAGCACTAACTATCCCTACAGATCGTTTAACGACATATCCTATCCAAAATCAGCTTCAATTCACTGAAACCTGGCAACAATGCCAACAGCACTATGATTTCTTTCTGGTCATAGCCCCCGAAACAGATTCAATACTGTTTAATTTTGTGTTGTCACTGGAGCAGCAACAAAAGCGGATATTTAACTGTAGCTCCAGTGCTATTCGACTTTGTAGTGATAAATATCTCTGCTATCAACATTTAAAAAAACATCATATAACAACACCAAAGACCTTCACAGCAAATGACTGGTTAAGTGAAGATCACTCCACCAAGGCTCAATGGATCATAAAACCAATTGATGGTGCAGGCTGTGAAAACACCTATTGCAGCGATAGTGTTGACACAAGACAACGACTGTCGACATTGCCTAAAGATAAATTTATTGTTCAGACTTATATTTCTGGTGAGAACCTCAGCCTAAGTTTATTTATCAATGAAGGGGAAACTCAACTGCTTTCAGTCAATATTCAGCATATAAAACAAGATCAGCAACAGTTACACTTAGGTTACTGTGAAGCACAGCGTTTTGATATGTTATCTCGTGAGCAGGCATTGAGTTTAGCCAATCAGATTAGTCATTGTATCGATGGGTTAAGTGGGTTTGTTGGTATCGACATTGTAAAAACGACCAATGCCATATATGTCATAGAGGTAAATCCACGACTAACCAGTACCTATGCTGAGCCTGCCATGCGAGAAAAAACAAATCCCTCTGAAACACTTAATAAACAAATACAAGCATTACTAGCAAAATGA
- a CDS encoding hydantoinase/oxoprolinase family protein — protein MITKTNMVYCGWDIGGAHLKVAYADSKGKLLNVFQLPCALWKGIDALTDTLQKALKQLPDTPISHYITMTGELVDAFNNREEGVKAIVNCVDTHLKADDLHFFAGQSGWLNKKQAILQWQDVASMNWQASAILAAKHIEQGLFIDIGSTTCDIIAIDNYQIQPAATTDYGRQRSGELVYTGAIRTPLMAITDEAPLHGDRISLAAEWFASSGDIWLLLDQLISTDIQDESADGKPWNAVYSQQRLARMLGCDAHDASIAQWQNVAAWFAEKQLQQVIKGCHQVLSRFPDWKLSSPIVGAGVGKFIVEKCATRLNRPYIDYAQFCQHHPEASCFAPAAALALLAAHQLS, from the coding sequence ATGATAACAAAAACAAATATGGTTTATTGTGGCTGGGATATCGGCGGGGCTCACCTTAAAGTCGCTTATGCAGACAGCAAAGGTAAACTGCTTAATGTTTTTCAGCTCCCCTGTGCGTTGTGGAAAGGCATTGATGCATTAACTGATACGCTACAAAAAGCACTCAAACAATTGCCTGACACGCCCATATCACACTACATCACGATGACAGGGGAACTGGTTGATGCTTTTAATAATCGAGAAGAAGGTGTCAAAGCCATTGTTAATTGTGTTGATACTCACCTAAAAGCTGATGACTTGCATTTTTTTGCGGGCCAATCTGGTTGGCTCAATAAAAAACAAGCCATCCTGCAATGGCAAGATGTTGCCTCAATGAACTGGCAAGCCAGCGCAATTCTGGCTGCTAAGCATATCGAACAGGGCTTATTCATTGATATTGGAAGTACGACTTGCGACATCATCGCCATTGATAACTATCAAATACAACCAGCCGCTACCACCGATTATGGCCGGCAGCGTTCAGGAGAACTGGTGTATACCGGTGCCATAAGAACACCACTTATGGCCATTACTGATGAAGCGCCATTGCATGGCGACCGTATTTCACTCGCTGCAGAATGGTTTGCCAGTAGTGGTGATATCTGGCTGTTATTAGATCAACTTATCTCCACCGATATTCAGGATGAAAGTGCTGATGGCAAGCCATGGAATGCGGTTTATAGCCAACAGCGATTAGCCAGAATGCTAGGCTGTGATGCACACGATGCTTCCATAGCACAATGGCAAAATGTCGCAGCCTGGTTTGCTGAAAAGCAGTTACAACAAGTCATTAAAGGCTGTCATCAAGTATTAAGCCGATTTCCAGACTGGAAACTATCCAGTCCCATTGTGGGTGCAGGTGTGGGGAAATTTATCGTCGAAAAATGTGCAACCCGGCTGAACCGTCCCTATATCGATTATGCTCAGTTTTGCCAACATCATCCCGAAGCCTCTTGTTTCGCACCTGCAGCGGCTTTAGCTCTTCTTGCCGCACATCAGTTGTCGTAG